In a genomic window of Ipomoea triloba cultivar NCNSP0323 chromosome 3, ASM357664v1:
- the LOC116013995 gene encoding trafficking protein particle complex subunit 12 — translation MDDATVTSDPDQAPINTAPTATADADSGAATATATAIDDPLNNPYGSLNDHCHELGALQDLACRGAWRSILDKIGRARSLSLLTKPHEHLIYLTYNVLALTKLRRFSDAGNELNTVLEGDDFETSQYLYETYPNHYPNSRGSMVPFALRWLHAHLPSTLGQRQQALDRLYTLLDFIRSKKLNDLQSRSKVSEDLWRKREIFVINTIISYHLSQKEFKVCSDLLNEVIGKRECGNDPFLVSKLGYVQMQYGDLEGAKTTFKVVEDIIENQDDVRLKNLVSRNKALIYILGKDYVSAVREYEECIERDGMDIVAFNNKALCLMYLRDLSDAIKVLENALERVPTVALNETVVVNLCSMYELAYVNHVDIKKTLNNWIARVAPDDFDSTCTRI, via the coding sequence ATGGACGACGCTACGGTGACCTCAGATCCAGATCAAGCTCCAATCAACACAGCTCCCACCGCCACTGCTGACGCAGACTCCGGCGCCGCCACTGCCACTGCCACTGCCATTGATGATCCCTTAAACAATCCATACGGCTCGCTGAACGATCACTGCCACGAGCTCGGCGCCCTGCAGGATCTGGCTTGCCGAGGAGCGTGGCGATCGATCCTCGACAAGATTGGCCGCGCTCGCTCGCTTTCCCTCCTCACAAAGCCCCATGAGCACCTCATCTACCTCACTTACAATGTCCTTGCTCTCACTAAGCTCCGCCGCTTCTCCGACGCCGGCAACGAGCTCAACACCGTGCTTGAAGGCGACGACTTCGAGACCTCCCAATACCTATACGAAACTTACCCTAATCATTACCCCAACTCCAGGGGCTCCATGGTCCCCTTCGCCCTCCGTTGGCTCCACGCTCATCTCCCCTCCACCCTAGGTCAGCGCCAGCAAGCTCTCGATCGCCTTTACACCCTCCTCGATTTCATTCGTTCCAAGAAACTGAACGATTTGCAGTCTAGGTCAAAAGTTTCAGAAGATTTGTGGAGAAAACGCGAAATTTTTGTGATAAATACTATAATCAGTTACCATTTGAGTCAGAAGGAGTTCAAGGTGTGTTCGGATTTGCTGAATGAAGTGATTGGAAAACGAGAATGTGGGAATGATCCCTTTCTGGTGTCAAAACTGGGATATGTTCAGATGCAGTATGGAGATTTGGAAGGAGCAAAAACAACTTTCAAAGTTGTAGAAGATATAATTGAGAATCAGGATGATGTGAGGTTGAAGAATTTAGTCAGCAGGAACAAGGCATTGATTTATATTCTAGGAAAAGACTATGTTTCTGCTGTGAGGGAGTACGAGGAGTGCATAGAGAGGGATGGGATGGATATCGTGGCATTCAACAACAAGGCATTGTGTTTGATGTATTTGAGGGACTTGTCTGATGCTATCAAAGTGTTGGAGAATGCCTTGGAGCGGGTTCCCACCGTGGCATTGAACGAGACTGTGGTGGTGAACTTGTGTAGTATGTATGAATTGGCTTATGTTAATCATGTGGATATCAAGAAGACTCTTAATAATTGGATTGCTAGAGTTGCTCCAGATGATTTCGATTCAACGTGTACCCGAATATGA